The Nothobranchius furzeri strain GRZ-AD chromosome 6, NfurGRZ-RIMD1, whole genome shotgun sequence genome includes a region encoding these proteins:
- the LOC107375090 gene encoding dynein regulatory complex protein 9 isoform X1, with the protein MSSAPIQIPAAAAEVETYVDHAAELEEIKGLSSFEVGQRPVPLGATMPRTSVDTKNSWTKNELIDQIEQLNKKLEQEKINHKESMKFLQNQREELQQELNKLHLETEKILQEMQDQFYSLSRKTTQTIDIRMETMRKFNEMKKVVLEDRKEQEKQRQLEAEARAATTLQTWWRSCMIRRRLGAYKKSKDKKVKKKKGNEEKGKKKAGDQKKGKKK; encoded by the exons ATGTCTTCAGCCCCCATTCAGattcctgcagcagcagctgaaGTGGAGACGTACGTAGACCACGCAGCTGAACTGGAGGAGATCAAAGG ACTGTCTTCATTTGAGGTGGGACAGAGACCGGTGCCATTAGGGGCGACGATGCCCAGGACCAGCGTCGATACAAAGAATTCATGGACTAAAAATGAGCTGATTGATCAGATTGAG CAACTGAACAAAAAGCTGGAGCAGGAGAAGATAAATCACAAAGAATCCATGAAGTTCCTGCAAAACCAGCGTGAG GAACTCCAGCAGGAGCTGAACAAGCTGCATCTGGAAACTGAGAAGATCCTGCAGGAGATGCAGGATCAGTTCTACAGCCTGAGCCGCAAAACCACACAAACCATCGACATACGGATGGAGACGATGAGGAAG TTTAATGAGATGAAGAAGGTGGTGTTGGAGGACAGGAAGGAGCAGGAAAAGCAGCGTCAGCTGGAAGCAGAAGCCAGAGCTGCAACCACG ctgcagaCCTGGTGGAGAAGCTGCATGATCCGCCGACGACTAGGAGCTTATAAAAAATCAAAGGACAAGAAAGTCAAGAAGAAGAAAGGAAATGAAGAAAAGGGGAAAAAGAAGGCAGGAGATCAGAAGAAAGGAAAGAAGAAAtga
- the LOC107375090 gene encoding dynein regulatory complex protein 9 isoform X2, with amino-acid sequence MSSAPIQIPAAAAEVETLSSFEVGQRPVPLGATMPRTSVDTKNSWTKNELIDQIEQLNKKLEQEKINHKESMKFLQNQREELQQELNKLHLETEKILQEMQDQFYSLSRKTTQTIDIRMETMRKFNEMKKVVLEDRKEQEKQRQLEAEARAATTLQTWWRSCMIRRRLGAYKKSKDKKVKKKKGNEEKGKKKAGDQKKGKKK; translated from the exons ATGTCTTCAGCCCCCATTCAGattcctgcagcagcagctgaaGTGGAGAC ACTGTCTTCATTTGAGGTGGGACAGAGACCGGTGCCATTAGGGGCGACGATGCCCAGGACCAGCGTCGATACAAAGAATTCATGGACTAAAAATGAGCTGATTGATCAGATTGAG CAACTGAACAAAAAGCTGGAGCAGGAGAAGATAAATCACAAAGAATCCATGAAGTTCCTGCAAAACCAGCGTGAG GAACTCCAGCAGGAGCTGAACAAGCTGCATCTGGAAACTGAGAAGATCCTGCAGGAGATGCAGGATCAGTTCTACAGCCTGAGCCGCAAAACCACACAAACCATCGACATACGGATGGAGACGATGAGGAAG TTTAATGAGATGAAGAAGGTGGTGTTGGAGGACAGGAAGGAGCAGGAAAAGCAGCGTCAGCTGGAAGCAGAAGCCAGAGCTGCAACCACG ctgcagaCCTGGTGGAGAAGCTGCATGATCCGCCGACGACTAGGAGCTTATAAAAAATCAAAGGACAAGAAAGTCAAGAAGAAGAAAGGAAATGAAGAAAAGGGGAAAAAGAAGGCAGGAGATCAGAAGAAAGGAAAGAAGAAAtga